GGAGTACTAAGAAGAGTTCCATTTGCTAATATAGCTGATTTAGTTATAGTTTCTGTAAAAAAAGGTACACCAGAAGTTAGAAAGCAAAAATTTAAAGCAGTAATAATTAGGCAAAGAATGCCATTTAAGAGACCTGACGGAACATGGATATCCTTTGAAGATAATGCTGTTGTTATAGTAAATCCTGATGGAACGCCAAAAGGTACAGAAGTTAGAGGCCCAATTGCTAGAGAAGCTGCAGAAAGATGGCCAAAAGTAGCTAGCTTAGCTACTATGGTTATTTAAGGGTGAATAATTATGGTGTCTTCAAAACCATCAAAACAAAGAATTCTAATGTATAAATCTCCTTATCACGTGCGCAGAAAGATGTTGACAGCTAAAGTTTCTGAAGACGTGTTCAATCAGTTAAACATAAAAAGAATAGAAGTAAGAAAAGGTGATACTGTAAGGGTTATGAGAGGAGATAATGTTGGTTATGAAGGGAAAGTTGCTGATGTGAATACTAAAACTGGTAGAATTGCTATTGAAGGATTAACAAGGAAAAAAGCAGATGGTACTCCAGTATATATTTGGATTCACGCGTCTAAAGTTATTTTAACAAAATTAGATTTATCAGATGCTAAAAGGAAAGAAGCAATAGAAAGAAAAGCAAAAAAGGGAAAAGGTGAATAAAAGTGCCTCATATTACGAGAACGCAAGCTCCTTGGTTCTTAAAATTAAGTAAGAAAGAGTATAAGTGGACAGTAAAAAGTAATCCTGGGCCCCATGCATTATCAAAGAGTGTGCCTTTAGCCTTAATACTGAGAGATTATTTGAATTTTACTATAACATTAAGAGAAGCAAAAACTATTATTAGTGAAGGGAAAGTTCTAGTTGATGGCATACCTAGAAAAGATTATAGATTTCCAGTTGGGTTAATGGATATTGTAAGTATACCGTCATCTAATTTGTACTATCTAATGGTACCAAATAGGGCAAGATTTATGTTACCTATGCCTATATCTGAAGAAGAATCGAAATATAAACTAGTCAGAATAATGAATAAAACAGTAGTTAAAGGAGGTAATATTCAACTAAATCTAGAAGATGGAAGAAATATTCTAATAAATAAAGAAGATTCTTCAAAATACCCTACATTATCAACTTTAAAGATAGAATTACCATCTCAAAATATACTTTCGACGTATCTGATGAATGAGAATATGTATGGAATAATAGTTGGCGGTAAAAATACTGGTGTTCATGGAAAAATAGCAAAAATAAGAAAATCTCAATATAAAGTTAGAAAATATTCTATTGTCAGCATTCAAAGGCAAAATGAATTATATGAAACTAATTTAGAAAACGTTATGGTTATAGGAGAAGAAAAGCCAGAAATAAAGGTGGAGTAACATGACAGAACAAGTACAATTAAATACTATGAAAAGAATAAAAATAGCAAAAGTTACAGTAAATATTGGTTTAGGAGAACCAGGAGAGAGGTTAACTAAGGCTTATCAATTATTACAAGATCTTACTGGGGCAAAACCTGTATATACTATAGCTAAAAAGTCAATTAAAGAGTTTAGCGTTAGAAAAGGTCAATCTATAGGAGTAAAAGTAACATTGAGAGGCGAAAAAGGCATAGAATTTTTAAAAAGAGTTCTTCCAGCTATAAATTATAGATTAAAAGCTTCTAGCTTCGATAATATGGGAAATGTAAGTTTTGGAATAGCTGAACATGTTGTAATACCTGGTGTAAGATATGATCCTGATATTGGTGTATTTGGAATGGACATAGCTATTACTTTAGAAAGGCCTGGATACAGAGTAGAGAGAAGAAAAAGAAAGGCTTCCAAAATTGGAAAATCACATAGAGTAAATAAAAATGAAGCAATGAATTTTTTAAGAGATACTCTAGGTATTACGATTGTAGAATGATTGGTGAGAAGTATGGGTAAATTCAGACCTCCAACAG
This genomic window from Acidianus manzaensis contains:
- a CDS encoding 50S ribosomal protein L5, with amino-acid sequence MTEQVQLNTMKRIKIAKVTVNIGLGEPGERLTKAYQLLQDLTGAKPVYTIAKKSIKEFSVRKGQSIGVKVTLRGEKGIEFLKRVLPAINYRLKASSFDNMGNVSFGIAEHVVIPGVRYDPDIGVFGMDIAITLERPGYRVERRKRKASKIGKSHRVNKNEAMNFLRDTLGITIVE
- a CDS encoding 30S ribosomal protein S4e, with protein sequence MPHITRTQAPWFLKLSKKEYKWTVKSNPGPHALSKSVPLALILRDYLNFTITLREAKTIISEGKVLVDGIPRKDYRFPVGLMDIVSIPSSNLYYLMVPNRARFMLPMPISEEESKYKLVRIMNKTVVKGGNIQLNLEDGRNILINKEDSSKYPTLSTLKIELPSQNILSTYLMNENMYGIIVGGKNTGVHGKIAKIRKSQYKVRKYSIVSIQRQNELYETNLENVMVIGEEKPEIKVE
- a CDS encoding 50S ribosomal protein L14; this translates as MSEKLQMLGSRKGFTPALQLNSIVNVADNSGAKEAMIIGVYNYRGVLRRVPFANIADLVIVSVKKGTPEVRKQKFKAVIIRQRMPFKRPDGTWISFEDNAVVIVNPDGTPKGTEVRGPIAREAAERWPKVASLATMVI
- the rplX gene encoding 50S ribosomal protein L24 translates to MVSSKPSKQRILMYKSPYHVRRKMLTAKVSEDVFNQLNIKRIEVRKGDTVRVMRGDNVGYEGKVADVNTKTGRIAIEGLTRKKADGTPVYIWIHASKVILTKLDLSDAKRKEAIERKAKKGKGE